The following proteins come from a genomic window of Mycolicibacterium rufum:
- a CDS encoding 1,4-alpha-glucan branching protein domain-containing protein has protein sequence MSGAAEPVPGLFTFVLHTHLPWLAHHGRWPVGEEWLYQSWSAAYLPLVRVLRTLADEDRQHLVTLGVTPVVAAQLDDPYCLQGMHHWLANWRLRAGEAATTRTPSGPSPASEPEALRRFGSRERAEADRELAEFETLWRHGGSPILRELIDVRAIELLGGPLAHPFQPLLNLRLREFALREGLADADQRFAHRPAGIWAPECAYAPGMETDYAAAGVGHFMVDGPSLHGDTALGRPVGDSDVVAFGRDLAVSYRVWSPKSGYPGHAAYRDFHTYDHATGLKPARVTGRNVPSEAKAPYDPERAAAAVDGHVADFVATVRDRLIGESARIGRPAHVIAAFDTELFGHWWYEGPLWLEKVLRALPEAGVRVGTLTDALTDGYVGAPVQLPPSSWGSGKDWQVWAGDQVADLVRLNAEVVDTALSTVDKALAHAAARGAPGPRMFVADQILRETLLTVSSDWPFMVSKDSAADYARYRAHLHAHATREIADALASGRVEQAHRLAQGWNRADGLFGALDARRLPGA, from the coding sequence GTGAGCGGAGCCGCCGAGCCCGTCCCGGGGCTGTTCACCTTCGTCCTGCACACCCACCTGCCCTGGCTCGCACACCACGGCCGCTGGCCGGTCGGCGAGGAGTGGCTCTACCAGTCGTGGTCGGCCGCATACCTGCCGCTGGTGCGGGTGCTGCGCACGCTCGCCGACGAGGATCGGCAGCACCTGGTCACGCTGGGGGTCACCCCGGTGGTGGCGGCGCAGCTCGACGATCCCTACTGCCTGCAGGGCATGCACCACTGGCTGGCCAATTGGCGGCTGCGCGCCGGCGAGGCCGCGACCACCCGCACGCCGTCCGGCCCGTCCCCGGCCTCGGAGCCGGAAGCGTTGCGCCGCTTCGGTTCCCGCGAACGAGCCGAAGCCGACCGCGAGCTCGCCGAGTTCGAGACGCTGTGGCGCCACGGCGGCAGCCCGATACTGCGCGAGCTCATCGACGTGCGCGCCATCGAACTGCTCGGCGGCCCGCTCGCCCATCCGTTCCAGCCGTTGCTCAATCTGCGGCTGCGGGAGTTCGCGCTGCGCGAGGGTCTCGCCGACGCCGATCAGCGCTTCGCGCATCGGCCGGCGGGGATCTGGGCGCCGGAGTGCGCCTACGCGCCGGGAATGGAGACCGACTACGCCGCCGCCGGTGTGGGCCATTTCATGGTCGACGGCCCCTCGCTGCACGGCGACACCGCGCTCGGCCGCCCGGTCGGCGACTCCGACGTCGTCGCGTTCGGCCGCGATCTGGCCGTCAGTTACCGGGTGTGGTCCCCGAAATCCGGCTATCCCGGCCACGCCGCCTACCGCGACTTCCACACCTACGACCACGCGACCGGTCTCAAACCGGCCCGGGTCACCGGGCGCAATGTGCCGTCGGAGGCTAAGGCGCCCTACGATCCCGAGCGGGCGGCCGCCGCGGTCGACGGCCATGTCGCCGACTTCGTCGCCACCGTGCGGGACCGGCTGATCGGCGAGAGCGCCCGCATCGGCAGGCCCGCCCACGTCATCGCCGCGTTCGACACCGAACTGTTCGGCCACTGGTGGTACGAGGGCCCGCTCTGGCTGGAGAAGGTGCTGCGGGCGCTGCCGGAAGCCGGGGTGCGGGTGGGCACCCTGACCGATGCGCTCACCGACGGCTACGTCGGCGCGCCGGTGCAACTGCCGCCCAGCTCTTGGGGTTCCGGCAAGGACTGGCAGGTCTGGGCCGGCGATCAGGTCGCCGATCTGGTGCGGCTCAACGCCGAGGTGGTCGACACCGCGCTGAGCACCGTGGACAAGGCGCTGGCCCACGCGGCCGCCCGCGGCGCTCCGGGGCCGCGGATGTTCGTGGCCGACCAGATCCTGCGCGAGACGCTGCTGACCGTGTCCAGCGACTGGCCGTTCATGGTCAGCAAGGACTCGGCGGCCGACTACGCGCGCTACCGCGCACATCTGCACGCCCACGCGACCCGCGAGATCGCCGACGCGCTGGCCTCGGGCCGGGTGGAGCAGGCACACCGCCTCGCGCAGGGCTGGAACCGCGCCGACGGGTTGTTCGGCGCGCTGGATGCGCGGAGACTTCCGGGCGCCTGA